In Candidatus Epulonipiscium viviparus, one DNA window encodes the following:
- a CDS encoding calcium-binding protein, protein MATEDEVLALATADDVPAFETDDDILALATADDVLALATADDVLALATDVDVLAFETDVDFLALATGVDVLAFETDVDFLALATGVDVLAFETDVDFLALATGVDVLAFETDVDFLALATGVDVLAFETDVDFLALATGVDVLAFETDVDFLALATGVDVLAFETDVDFLALATGVDVLAFETDVDFLALATGVDVLAFETDVDFLALATGVDVLAFETDVDFLALATGVDVLAFETDVDFLALATGVDVLAFETDVDFLALATGVDVLAFATDVDALAFETDVDILAFATDVDVLAFETDVDFLALATGVDVLAFETDVDFLALATGVDVLAFETDVDFLALATGVDVLAFETDVGSPALATEDEVPAFTTDVGSPALATADEVPAFTTDVDN, encoded by the coding sequence TTGGCAACCGAAGATGAGGTCCTAGCTTTAGCAACTGCAGATGATGTCCCAGCTTTTGAAACCGATGATGATATCCTAGCTTTGGCAACCGCAGATGATGTCCTAGCTTTGGCAACTGCAGATGATGTCCTAGCTTTGGCAACTGATGTTGATGTCCTAGCTTTTGAAACCGATGTTGATTTCCTAGCTTTGGCAACCGGTGTTGATGTCCTAGCTTTTGAAACCGATGTTGATTTCCTAGCTTTGGCAACCGGTGTTGATGTCCTAGCTTTTGAAACCGATGTTGATTTCCTAGCTTTGGCAACCGGTGTTGATGTCCTAGCTTTTGAAACCGATGTTGATTTCCTAGCTTTGGCAACCGGTGTTGATGTCCTAGCTTTTGAAACCGATGTTGATTTCCTAGCTTTGGCAACCGGTGTTGATGTCCTAGCTTTTGAAACCGATGTTGATTTCCTAGCTTTGGCAACCGGTGTTGATGTCCTAGCTTTTGAAACCGATGTTGATTTCCTAGCTTTGGCAACCGGTGTTGATGTCCTAGCTTTTGAAACCGATGTTGATTTCCTAGCTTTGGCAACCGGTGTTGATGTCCTAGCTTTTGAAACCGATGTTGATTTCCTAGCTTTGGCAACCGGTGTTGATGTCCTAGCTTTTGAAACCGATGTTGATTTCCTAGCTTTGGCAACCGGTGTTGATGTCCTAGCTTTTGAAACCGATGTTGATTTCCTAGCTTTGGCAACCGGTGTTGATGTCCTAGCTTTTGAAACCGATGTTGATTTCCTAGCTTTGGCAACCGGTGTTGATGTCCTAGCTTTTGCAACTGATGTTGATGCCCTAGCTTTTGAAACTGATGTTGATATCCTAGCTTTTGCAACTGATGTTGATGTCCTAGCTTTTGAAACCGATGTTGATTTCCTAGCTTTGGCAACCGGTGTTGATGTCCTAGCTTTTGAAACCGATGTTGATTTCCTAGCTTTGGCAACCGGTGTTGATGTCCTAGCTTTTGAAACCGATGTTGATTTCCTAGCTTTGGCAACCGGTGTTGATGTCCTAGCTTTTGAAACCGATGTTGGTTCACCAGCTTTAGCAACTGAAGATGAGGTCCCAGCTTTTACAACCGATGTTGGTTCACCAGCTTTAGCAACCGCAGATGAGGTCCCAGCTTTTACAACCGATGTTGATAACTGA
- a CDS encoding calcium-binding protein, whose translation MLITDVDVLAFATDVEVLALETDVEALALATADEVLAFATDVDVLAFETDVDFLALATGVDVLAFETDVDFLALATGVDVLAFETDVDFLALATGVDVLAFATDVDALAFETDVDILALATDVDVLALATGVDVLAFETDVDFLALATGVDVLAFETDVDFLALATGVDVLAFETDVDFLALATGVDVLAFATDVEVLAFTADVDILALATDVDVLALATDVDVLAFETDVDFLALATGVDVLAFETDVDFLALATGVDVLAFETDVDFLALATGVDVLAFDRC comes from the coding sequence ATGTTGATAACTGATGTTGATGTCCTAGCTTTTGCAACTGATGTTGAGGTCCTAGCTTTGGAAACCGATGTTGAGGCCTTAGCTTTGGCAACTGCAGATGAGGTCCTAGCTTTTGCAACTGATGTTGATGTCCTAGCTTTTGAAACCGATGTTGATTTCCTAGCTTTGGCAACCGGTGTTGATGTCCTAGCTTTTGAAACCGATGTTGATTTCCTAGCTTTGGCAACCGGTGTTGATGTCCTAGCTTTTGAAACCGATGTTGATTTCCTAGCTTTGGCAACCGGTGTTGATGTCCTAGCTTTTGCAACTGATGTTGATGCCCTAGCTTTTGAAACTGATGTTGATATCCTAGCTTTGGCAACTGATGTTGATGTCCTAGCTTTGGCAACCGGTGTTGATGTCCTAGCTTTTGAAACCGATGTTGATTTCCTAGCTTTGGCAACCGGTGTTGATGTCCTAGCTTTTGAAACCGATGTTGATTTCCTAGCTTTGGCAACCGGTGTTGATGTCCTAGCTTTTGAAACCGATGTTGATTTCCTAGCTTTGGCAACCGGTGTTGATGTCCTAGCTTTTGCAACTGATGTTGAGGTCCTAGCTTTTACAGCCGATGTTGATATCCTAGCTTTGGCAACCGATGTTGATGTCCTAGCTTTGGCAACTGATGTTGATGTCCTAGCTTTTGAAACCGATGTTGATTTCCTAGCTTTGGCAACCGGTGTTGATGTCCTAGCTTTTGAAACCGATGTTGATTTCCTAGCTTTGGCAACCGGTGTTGATGTCCTAGCTTTTGAAACCGATGTTGATTTCCTAGCTTTGGCAACCGGTGTTGATGTCCTAGCTTTTGACCGATGTTGA
- the rlmN gene encoding 23S rRNA (adenine(2503)-C(2))-methyltransferase RlmN, whose protein sequence is MKVLNELSLAELEDVVKNLGESKFRAKQLFEWFHQKLIYDYDQMSNLSQEFRKRLKILYPTYKLKVVQKLESQIDETKKYLFKLEDGNVIESVLMQYKHGASVCISTQVGCRMGCKFCASTIGGLVRNLTAAEMLGQVYEIVNDTANRVSNIVLMGSGEPFENYENVMKFVELINDVNGQNIGIRHITISTCGIVPKIFELAEANSGLTLAISLHAATNEKRKRIMPIAAKYPLADIMDAVEVYIAKTNRRVTFEYGLILGENDGSEEAMELCALLKGINCHVNLIPINNVDEKMYQPSNNVVKFCNILNKHNIQTTVRRKLGEDIDAACGQLRQRFINI, encoded by the coding sequence GTGAAAGTGTTAAATGAACTAAGTCTTGCAGAGCTTGAAGACGTTGTAAAAAATTTAGGTGAGAGTAAGTTTAGGGCCAAGCAATTATTTGAGTGGTTTCATCAAAAGTTGATTTATGATTATGATCAAATGTCTAACTTGTCGCAAGAGTTTCGAAAAAGACTAAAAATTTTGTATCCAACATATAAATTAAAAGTAGTCCAAAAACTTGAATCTCAGATAGACGAAACCAAGAAGTATCTTTTTAAATTAGAAGACGGAAATGTTATCGAAAGCGTGCTCATGCAGTATAAACATGGGGCCAGCGTATGCATTTCTACACAGGTTGGATGCAGAATGGGATGTAAATTTTGTGCATCTACCATTGGGGGGTTGGTTCGCAATTTAACTGCAGCAGAAATGCTAGGACAAGTATATGAAATTGTCAACGATACCGCCAACCGGGTTTCTAATATAGTTTTGATGGGCAGCGGAGAACCTTTTGAAAATTATGAAAACGTTATGAAATTTGTGGAATTAATAAACGATGTAAATGGCCAAAATATTGGAATACGACACATTACAATTTCTACCTGTGGGATTGTTCCAAAGATTTTTGAACTTGCCGAGGCAAATAGTGGACTTACGTTAGCAATCTCCTTGCACGCGGCAACAAACGAGAAGCGAAAACGAATTATGCCAATTGCCGCAAAGTATCCGCTAGCAGATATTATGGATGCTGTTGAGGTCTATATTGCAAAAACCAATCGACGTGTTACATTTGAATATGGTCTTATCTTGGGAGAAAATGATGGGTCCGAAGAAGCTATGGAATTGTGCGCACTACTTAAAGGCATAAATTGCCATGTGAATTTGATTCCTATAAATAACGTTGATGAAAAAATGTACCAACCTAGCAATAACGTGGTTAAATTTTGTAACATATTAAATAAGCATAACATACAAACAACAGTACGAAGAAAACTTGGAGAAGATATTGACGCAGCCTGTGGTCAATTGAGACAGCGATTTATTAATATTTAA
- the def gene encoding peptide deformylase, whose protein sequence is MAIRSIRVDDDPILRKVSRPVVKFDPLLHSFLNDMEETMRSASGVGLAAPQVGTLKRVFIIDIGEGLVEFINPIIIFEDGEQTGDEGCLSVPGRYGVVTRPNTVTIKAQDRYGNHFEITKSELFARAICHENDHLDGKIFVDCVIGDLHYSTGDEHEEEY, encoded by the coding sequence ATGGCTATTAGAAGTATCAGGGTCGATGATGATCCTATTCTTAGAAAAGTATCTCGACCAGTCGTGAAATTCGATCCATTACTGCACTCATTTTTGAATGATATGGAAGAAACAATGCGCAGTGCCAGTGGTGTAGGATTGGCGGCGCCGCAAGTTGGAACGTTAAAACGTGTTTTTATTATAGATATCGGCGAGGGATTGGTTGAGTTTATAAATCCAATTATAATCTTCGAAGATGGTGAGCAAACAGGAGACGAGGGTTGCTTGAGCGTACCCGGCCGATATGGCGTCGTTACCCGACCTAACACCGTTACTATCAAAGCTCAAGATCGCTATGGTAACCATTTTGAAATCACAAAATCTGAACTATTTGCGCGAGCAATTTGTCATGAAAACGATCATTTAGATGGCAAGATTTTTGTCGATTGCGTTATCGGTGACTTGCATTACTCTACTGGCGATGAGCACGAGGAGGAGTACTAA
- the fmt gene encoding methionyl-tRNA formyltransferase codes for MKIVFMGTPDFAVPALEMLIEQGHQISLVITQPDKPRGRGKKESVSPVKAAAQMHHLAIAQPERLRKNKEILELLKDIAPDLIVVVAFGQILPATILKIPTLGCVNIHGSLLPKYRGAAPIQWALINGETTTGVTIMYMDKGLDTGDMLYKKEISITPDDTAGTMFDKLKNLGALALKEALPLIENGGAQREKQNNSFSSSAPKIEKEMGKLNFNMSATEIENLIRGMSPSPSAYIEYKGEKIKVHAAKEAPEFAATEDAGTILNVDKQGILVKTAKGLLLITEIQVPNKKRMLVSEYIKGNQIELGYKL; via the coding sequence ATGAAAATTGTATTTATGGGAACGCCCGATTTTGCTGTTCCAGCTCTCGAAATGCTGATAGAACAGGGGCATCAAATTTCTTTGGTTATTACGCAACCCGATAAACCAAGAGGTCGTGGCAAAAAAGAGTCTGTATCTCCTGTAAAAGCAGCAGCTCAGATGCATCATCTTGCCATTGCTCAACCCGAAAGGCTTCGTAAAAACAAAGAAATTTTGGAGCTGCTTAAAGATATTGCTCCCGATTTGATCGTTGTCGTTGCTTTCGGCCAAATTTTACCAGCCACAATATTGAAAATACCTACCTTAGGATGCGTCAATATTCATGGTTCTCTATTGCCAAAATACCGCGGCGCCGCACCTATCCAGTGGGCTCTCATCAACGGCGAAACAACTACCGGCGTTACCATAATGTACATGGATAAAGGTCTTGATACTGGCGATATGTTATATAAAAAAGAAATTTCAATCACACCAGACGACACTGCAGGAACTATGTTTGACAAGCTGAAAAATCTCGGTGCTCTTGCTTTAAAAGAAGCTCTTCCTTTAATAGAAAACGGTGGCGCGCAACGAGAAAAGCAAAACAATTCCTTCTCCTCCTCTGCACCTAAAATCGAAAAAGAAATGGGAAAATTGAATTTTAACATGTCCGCAACAGAAATTGAAAATTTGATACGAGGAATGTCTCCTTCGCCATCAGCTTATATTGAATACAAAGGTGAAAAAATCAAGGTGCACGCCGCAAAAGAGGCACCAGAATTCGCTGCCACCGAAGACGCGGGCACTATTTTAAATGTAGACAAGCAAGGTATTTTGGTAAAAACTGCCAAAGGACTTCTTTTAATTACAGAAATACAAGTCCCGAATAAGAAACGAATGCTTGTTTCTGAGTATATCAAAGGAAATCAAATCGAACTTGGCTATAAATTGTAG
- a CDS encoding Stp1/IreP family PP2C-type Ser/Thr phosphatase: MISFGKVDIGLKRQTNQDNIFICDTNIGALPNLYIVADGMGGLGNGELASKIAIEVFVEYITELKELTLNTQDDIINLLNRSIYHTNYVVYNKSKELNATQGMGTTFIAITVFEKHMYIAYVGDSRAYAINDRDIIQLTIDHSLVQELYEKGMITLEETANHPMSHMITRAIGINESIKLDVCIYELEYLDYILMCSDGVTNMLPDNDIFQIINHNRDHTLETISQEIISLANSNGGHDNIALIILTAEEGVK, from the coding sequence GTGATTTCATTTGGTAAAGTAGATATTGGTTTAAAAAGGCAAACGAATCAAGATAATATATTTATCTGCGATACAAATATTGGAGCGCTTCCTAATTTATATATAGTAGCCGATGGTATGGGTGGATTGGGCAATGGTGAATTAGCTAGCAAAATAGCTATTGAAGTATTTGTTGAATATATCACAGAATTAAAAGAATTAACGTTAAATACACAAGATGATATTATAAATTTATTAAATAGAAGCATTTATCATACAAATTATGTAGTATATAACAAATCAAAAGAATTGAACGCCACTCAGGGGATGGGCACAACATTTATAGCAATCACCGTATTTGAAAAACATATGTATATTGCTTATGTGGGAGATTCTCGAGCATACGCTATAAACGACCGAGATATTATTCAGTTAACGATAGATCATTCTTTGGTTCAAGAGCTGTATGAGAAGGGGATGATTACGTTAGAAGAGACTGCTAACCACCCAATGAGCCATATGATTACGCGTGCAATTGGTATCAATGAATCAATTAAGTTGGATGTGTGTATCTATGAACTTGAATATCTCGATTATATATTAATGTGCAGCGATGGCGTTACAAATATGTTACCTGACAATGATATTTTCCAAATAATCAATCACAATAGAGATCATACACTAGAAACAATTTCACAAGAGATTATTTCTCTTGCAAACTCAAATGGTGGTCATGATAATATAGCATTGATAATACTGACTGCAGAAGAGGGGGTAAAATAA
- the pknB gene encoding Stk1 family PASTA domain-containing Ser/Thr kinase codes for MEPGLILGKRYRILRRLGEGATAIVYKAEDIKLHRFVTIKVLKKELNENEEFVKRFKTEASAVATLSHTNVGMIYDVYDEKNLHCIIMEYISGRTLKAIIEKEAPFDESRIINYALQILEGLGAAHTHHVIHRDIKPENILVTDDGVLKIRDFGVAQAATTSTVVLNGDAVGSVHYFSPEQAKGRPVNESSDLYALGIIIFEMATKRLPFESDNHVTVAVKHIHDPVPDPRDYNESISTALVNIINKSTQKASGLRFQNAAEMSTALKEALANPNDLAHVETSLSQALVTDNDKNVTQIEQTKKTKKFSLFGKSLATILGVLLALGLSMGFLAVYLFIEPTASAETEKLIAVPNLVGKTLEEATDIANSKSFNVIKVGEKETTRMKSGTVLEQIPAINMTATKNSTIELVIAKTPQKTTVIVPDVVGYNVAQAQEIIENTGLYSVITREFSEYIEIGSVVNQLPKGQSTAQKFDVVELIVSLGKEIPYVIMPDLHNLTLEQATNTLAAYQLRLGVVTEEISNTPKGLVLSQDLLPNTNVDPDAAINIVVSLGPVIEKTDDNGVFFELEQFLKNLVKNQSEEETILEFQKKIQEDTDEALKAEKAYINAQEDALEAAQKSIEANKIQAQAEEELRKIEDIISKLKADANSSNDDIKETEKKLDDAEDTMKKAEKAANKAENAAEKTDKEFQEAKEEAIQKAAELQHTQEDIIREQESLKQLNTSLILPAETLLEVKPYTIKLPESLKTNTGKLTYHVIVTFNTNQGEQTLFNKNIKKNEFPYTIELTGSGTGVLSVYFDSLERWKEEFKF; via the coding sequence GTGGAACCGGGACTTATTTTAGGCAAACGCTATCGCATATTAAGAAGGCTTGGAGAAGGCGCAACAGCCATCGTATATAAGGCAGAAGATATTAAGTTGCATAGATTTGTAACAATTAAAGTATTAAAAAAAGAGTTAAATGAAAATGAAGAATTTGTAAAGCGATTTAAGACCGAAGCTTCTGCAGTTGCAACCTTGAGCCACACGAATGTTGGAATGATTTACGATGTGTATGATGAAAAGAATTTACACTGCATTATAATGGAATATATATCAGGACGAACATTAAAAGCTATTATAGAAAAAGAAGCACCTTTTGATGAAAGCCGAATCATAAACTATGCGCTTCAGATTTTAGAAGGATTGGGTGCAGCGCATACGCATCACGTTATCCATAGAGATATAAAACCCGAAAATATATTGGTAACCGATGATGGGGTATTAAAAATTAGAGATTTTGGAGTCGCGCAAGCCGCTACAACATCAACAGTGGTGCTTAATGGCGATGCTGTAGGGTCGGTGCATTATTTTTCACCAGAACAGGCAAAGGGGCGTCCCGTTAACGAAAGTTCGGATTTATATGCGCTAGGAATAATAATCTTTGAAATGGCAACGAAACGACTTCCATTTGAATCGGATAATCATGTTACGGTAGCTGTTAAACATATACACGACCCTGTACCAGATCCTCGAGATTATAATGAATCAATTAGCACAGCATTGGTAAATATCATCAATAAATCTACGCAAAAAGCTTCTGGATTGCGTTTTCAAAATGCAGCAGAAATGAGCACTGCGTTAAAAGAAGCCTTAGCAAATCCAAACGATTTGGCTCATGTGGAAACTTCGTTGTCCCAAGCACTCGTTACTGATAATGACAAAAACGTGACACAGATAGAACAAACGAAAAAAACGAAAAAATTCTCATTATTTGGAAAAAGCCTGGCTACTATATTAGGAGTACTCTTAGCATTGGGTTTATCGATGGGGTTTTTGGCTGTATATTTATTTATTGAACCAACAGCATCTGCCGAAACAGAAAAATTGATTGCAGTCCCAAATTTAGTAGGCAAAACGTTGGAAGAAGCAACTGATATTGCAAATTCTAAATCATTCAATGTAATTAAAGTGGGTGAAAAAGAAACTACTAGGATGAAATCCGGGACAGTATTAGAGCAAATACCAGCAATCAACATGACTGCAACTAAAAATTCCACTATCGAATTAGTTATAGCAAAAACTCCTCAAAAAACAACAGTTATAGTACCAGATGTAGTCGGTTATAATGTTGCGCAAGCCCAAGAAATTATAGAAAACACTGGTTTATACTCTGTAATTACACGAGAATTTAGTGAATATATAGAAATTGGATCAGTGGTTAATCAATTACCGAAAGGACAAAGTACGGCACAAAAATTTGATGTAGTGGAATTAATAGTAAGTTTAGGAAAAGAAATACCTTATGTGATAATGCCAGACCTACACAACTTAACTCTGGAGCAAGCAACAAATACATTAGCAGCGTATCAATTGAGATTGGGTGTAGTAACAGAAGAAATAAGCAATACACCTAAGGGGCTAGTACTTTCTCAAGACTTGCTCCCTAATACTAACGTGGATCCAGATGCAGCGATTAATATAGTTGTAAGCTTGGGGCCAGTAATTGAAAAAACTGATGATAACGGAGTATTCTTTGAATTAGAACAATTTCTCAAAAATTTGGTTAAGAACCAATCAGAAGAGGAGACTATATTAGAATTTCAAAAGAAAATTCAAGAAGATACAGACGAAGCTCTTAAGGCAGAAAAAGCATATATAAACGCACAAGAAGATGCATTAGAAGCTGCGCAAAAATCCATTGAAGCTAACAAAATACAAGCTCAAGCCGAAGAAGAACTGCGAAAAATCGAAGATATAATATCAAAATTAAAAGCAGACGCCAATAGTTCTAATGATGATATTAAAGAAACAGAAAAGAAATTAGATGATGCTGAAGATACAATGAAAAAAGCTGAAAAGGCAGCCAACAAAGCCGAAAATGCTGCAGAAAAGACTGATAAAGAATTTCAAGAAGCAAAAGAAGAAGCTATCCAAAAAGCAGCTGAACTTCAGCATACGCAAGAAGATATAATAAGGGAACAAGAATCACTTAAACAACTAAATACATCCTTGATTCTTCCAGCAGAAACGTTATTAGAAGTCAAACCCTATACCATCAAATTGCCAGAATCACTAAAAACAAACACTGGCAAACTTACTTACCATGTTATTGTTACGTTTAATACCAATCAAGGAGAACAAACATTATTTAACAAAAATATTAAAAAAAATGAATTTCCATACACAATAGAATTGACTGGTTCTGGAACTGGTGTATTATCAGTATATTTTGATTCATTGGAACGATGGAAAGAAGAATTTAAATTTTGA
- the rsmB gene encoding 16S rRNA (cytosine(967)-C(5))-methyltransferase RsmB, which produces MKHLREIVVDALVKVEKEGAYLQLVLKKDLEILESRDRGLATEIATGTLKYQIAIDYIINQVSSIKVSKMKPFIRNLMRISVYQLRYLDKVPAHAAINEAVKLAKSRGFAGLSKFVNGVLRSIERSNIALPAKNWSVYYSIPEWIIELWVSSYGSDIAKQICESTTARAEVVARVNTLKVSRDELVECLKLDGLATKPAAIFEDEYLYLEGAQSIADMPSFVSGFFTIQDESAGIVAHVVAPQDGELILDMCSAPGGKATHIAQIADVNIVSADIYEHKVELIKKNSARLGIGCIDAVCLDATVFVDEFCEKFDKVLIDVPCSGLGLLKRKPDIKYTRAATDVSAINQLQRTIAATAVRYLKPGGILIYSTCTLVDIENTDMVDYIADELGMVRDDIAPFVPSAFQNYVDGCYANIFPFVANTDGFFVARFIKN; this is translated from the coding sequence ATGAAACATTTACGAGAAATAGTTGTAGATGCCTTGGTGAAAGTCGAAAAAGAGGGCGCATATTTACAACTAGTTTTGAAAAAAGATTTAGAAATTTTGGAGAGTCGCGACAGGGGCTTGGCAACGGAAATCGCCACTGGTACTTTGAAATATCAGATTGCTATTGATTATATTATTAACCAAGTTTCTTCTATTAAAGTGTCTAAGATGAAACCTTTTATTAGAAATTTGATGAGGATCAGTGTGTACCAGCTTAGATATTTGGACAAAGTGCCCGCTCATGCTGCAATTAATGAAGCTGTCAAGTTGGCAAAATCTCGTGGCTTTGCTGGATTGTCAAAATTTGTAAACGGCGTACTTCGAAGCATTGAAAGATCTAACATTGCGCTTCCAGCAAAAAATTGGAGCGTTTATTATTCGATCCCTGAATGGATAATTGAATTATGGGTGAGTAGTTATGGATCTGATATTGCAAAACAAATTTGTGAATCCACTACAGCGCGAGCCGAGGTGGTAGCAAGAGTTAATACGCTCAAAGTCTCAAGAGATGAACTGGTTGAATGCTTAAAATTAGATGGTCTCGCCACGAAACCTGCCGCCATATTTGAGGATGAATATCTCTATTTGGAAGGAGCGCAGTCTATCGCTGACATGCCTAGCTTTGTATCGGGATTTTTTACCATACAAGATGAAAGCGCCGGAATCGTGGCTCACGTTGTTGCTCCCCAAGATGGCGAATTAATTTTGGATATGTGTAGCGCTCCAGGCGGAAAGGCAACTCATATAGCTCAAATTGCAGATGTGAACATAGTCAGTGCAGATATTTATGAACATAAAGTTGAGCTTATTAAAAAAAATTCAGCGCGCCTTGGCATAGGCTGTATAGATGCAGTTTGCCTTGACGCTACAGTTTTTGTAGATGAATTTTGCGAAAAATTTGATAAGGTACTGATTGATGTCCCATGCTCTGGTTTAGGATTGCTTAAACGAAAACCGGATATTAAGTATACTCGAGCCGCTACCGATGTGAGTGCAATCAATCAACTGCAACGAACTATAGCCGCAACGGCTGTGCGATATTTAAAACCTGGCGGCATATTAATTTATAGCACCTGTACACTTGTAGATATTGAAAACACAGATATGGTCGACTATATAGCTGACGAATTGGGGATGGTTCGAGATGATATTGCCCCTTTTGTGCCGTCTGCATTTCAGAATTATGTCGATGGCTGCTATGCAAATATTTTTCCATTTGTGGCCAATACCGATGGATTTTTTGTTGCAAGATTTATTAAAAACTAG